Proteins encoded together in one Chitinophaga varians window:
- a CDS encoding carboxypeptidase regulatory-like domain-containing protein, with protein MKSFVTLLASILVVLCFNNTQAQITTSIISGKVADPAGQAIPGVTVVVLNTATGTKNGTQTNSDGRYIVPNLNPGGPYTITVSFIGYKKEVKENVNLALGTINFNFKLQEESTALSEIVVTGNTGSKTGGTKIGQEQIKSIPSLSRSLQDLTKVTPQSNNNSFLGTNYRYNNVTVDGAINNDAIGFSPSLGGQSSTSGQPGSSTRTNPVSLDAIQDVQVLLAPFDVKVGNFLGGSVNAVTRSGTNEVHGSIYGYGRNASMIGKNNAGDGSKLPSDFHEYQAGARVGFPIIKNKLFFFTNEEITRRVDPVILAAGSADGGGILTEKDAADITAVMKSYGVDIGTAGNTSIYSNSNKFFNRLDWHINDKHHLSLRNNTITSEATNLERDQQNFRFKGIDFKQVNNQSSTVAELKSNFNSSLSNSLILGYSSVHDYRDPLSDPATPQIQIKGRTAGSTIFLGTDREASIFNMKQKTFEVTDNVTIFKGNHTITVGTHNEFYNITYGFVNSWNGRIDYNSVDSFLANMPTRVRGNYNYANNSRDNIMANPPAQFKVNLLSLYGQDEIQLTDRFKITPGIRLDYTGIPNKQPLSDKTTKAPVDANYGNTYTYTKPQDIRNNFLNNVQISPRLGFNYDIKGDNSLVLRGGTGLFTGRIPFAWLGYAYYNNGVTYGAYDQRSTKPFVNGPIPAAKPSANGIADFAAQNGAKVNDASGATQVDLIDNNFKMPQVWRSSLALEYNTRDQWKFSIEGIYTKVIKDLMFQQINLVDNPTYYAYDVNKQQPIWSGAKINPLYTNAYLLSNTDQGYRYSITAQVSKSFPFGLSFMAAYTYGQAKDITNGIRNSMESNWQLNQALNPNNPALAYSNFDIRNRIVATVGYKHGWDAKNKWVSNFSLFFNTSSGLPYTYGFVNATVQGTPQQVSLAYIPKDVAEATNFFADVNGKTAVQQATEFMNYINADKYLSGRKGQFTERNGGRTPWNTQADFRFSQDFNFKAGKTMHTLTLTYDIVNVTNLINKDWGIQYFSPNTFNSMASVGATPTGKVVNNYPVLKLENPGSPYSKDFFGSRHQMQLGLRYSF; from the coding sequence ATGAAATCATTTGTCACGCTTTTAGCGAGCATTCTGGTCGTTTTATGTTTTAACAACACACAAGCGCAGATCACCACCTCTATCATCTCAGGTAAAGTAGCCGATCCTGCTGGTCAGGCTATCCCCGGTGTAACAGTGGTAGTATTAAACACCGCCACCGGCACTAAAAACGGTACACAGACCAACAGCGACGGTCGTTATATTGTACCCAACCTTAATCCGGGCGGTCCTTATACTATTACCGTTTCTTTCATCGGTTATAAAAAAGAAGTAAAAGAAAATGTGAACCTGGCACTGGGTACTATCAACTTCAACTTTAAATTACAGGAAGAATCCACCGCGCTGAGCGAAATCGTGGTTACCGGCAACACCGGCAGCAAAACCGGCGGCACCAAAATAGGACAGGAGCAGATCAAAAGCATCCCCAGCCTGAGCCGCAGCCTGCAAGACCTCACTAAAGTAACGCCACAGAGCAATAACAACTCATTCCTCGGTACCAACTACCGTTATAATAACGTGACTGTAGACGGCGCGATCAACAACGACGCGATCGGCTTCAGCCCTTCCCTTGGCGGTCAGAGCTCTACAAGCGGTCAGCCAGGCAGCAGCACCCGTACCAACCCCGTGTCTCTCGATGCGATCCAGGACGTACAGGTATTACTGGCTCCCTTCGACGTAAAAGTTGGTAACTTCCTCGGTGGTAGCGTGAACGCTGTTACCCGCAGCGGTACCAATGAAGTACACGGTTCCATCTACGGTTATGGCCGTAACGCCTCTATGATTGGTAAAAACAACGCCGGCGACGGTTCCAAACTGCCCAGCGACTTCCATGAATACCAGGCAGGCGCCCGTGTAGGTTTCCCTATCATCAAAAACAAATTGTTCTTCTTCACCAACGAAGAAATCACCCGTCGTGTAGACCCGGTGATCCTCGCCGCAGGTTCTGCTGATGGCGGTGGCATCCTCACTGAAAAAGACGCTGCTGACATCACCGCTGTAATGAAATCCTATGGCGTGGATATCGGAACTGCCGGTAACACCAGCATCTACTCCAATTCCAACAAATTCTTCAACAGACTGGACTGGCACATCAACGACAAACATCACCTGTCTCTCCGTAACAATACCATCACCTCCGAAGCTACCAACCTGGAACGTGACCAACAGAACTTCCGTTTCAAAGGCATCGACTTCAAACAGGTGAACAACCAGTCTTCTACTGTTGCTGAACTGAAAAGCAACTTCAACAGCTCCCTCTCCAACAGCCTGATCCTGGGTTACTCCAGCGTTCATGACTACAGAGACCCGCTGTCTGATCCTGCTACTCCGCAGATCCAGATCAAAGGCCGTACCGCCGGTTCCACCATCTTCCTCGGTACTGACCGTGAAGCCAGTATCTTCAACATGAAACAAAAAACCTTTGAAGTAACTGATAACGTAACCATCTTCAAAGGCAACCATACCATCACTGTAGGCACCCACAACGAGTTTTACAACATCACTTATGGTTTCGTAAACTCCTGGAACGGTCGTATCGACTACAACAGCGTTGACTCTTTCCTCGCTAACATGCCTACCCGCGTACGTGGCAACTATAACTACGCCAACAACTCCCGCGATAACATCATGGCCAATCCTCCGGCACAGTTCAAAGTGAACCTGCTGAGCCTGTACGGTCAGGATGAAATCCAGCTGACTGATCGCTTCAAAATCACTCCGGGTATCCGTTTAGACTATACCGGTATCCCGAACAAACAGCCTTTGAGCGACAAAACCACCAAAGCGCCTGTTGATGCAAACTACGGTAACACCTATACGTACACCAAACCTCAGGATATCAGAAACAACTTCCTGAACAATGTGCAGATCTCTCCGCGCTTAGGTTTCAACTATGATATCAAAGGTGACAACAGCCTTGTACTGCGCGGTGGTACTGGTCTCTTCACCGGCCGTATTCCTTTCGCATGGTTAGGTTATGCTTACTACAACAACGGTGTAACTTATGGTGCATACGACCAGCGTTCTACCAAACCTTTCGTAAACGGCCCGATCCCTGCAGCAAAACCTTCTGCCAACGGTATCGCCGACTTCGCAGCTCAGAACGGTGCTAAAGTAAACGATGCTTCCGGTGCTACCCAGGTGGACCTGATCGACAATAACTTCAAAATGCCTCAGGTATGGAGAAGCAGCCTCGCGCTGGAATACAACACCCGTGACCAGTGGAAATTCAGCATCGAAGGTATCTATACCAAAGTTATCAAAGACCTGATGTTCCAACAGATCAACCTGGTCGACAATCCCACCTACTATGCATATGATGTGAATAAACAACAGCCTATCTGGTCTGGTGCCAAAATCAATCCGTTATATACGAATGCTTACCTGTTGTCCAACACCGATCAGGGTTACCGCTACAGCATCACTGCCCAGGTGTCCAAATCCTTCCCGTTTGGCCTGAGCTTTATGGCAGCCTACACTTACGGACAAGCTAAAGACATCACCAACGGCATCCGTAACTCCATGGAGTCTAACTGGCAGCTGAACCAGGCGCTGAACCCGAACAATCCGGCACTGGCTTACTCCAACTTCGACATTCGCAACCGTATCGTAGCTACTGTTGGTTATAAACACGGCTGGGATGCCAAAAACAAATGGGTTTCCAACTTCTCCCTGTTCTTTAACACTTCTTCCGGTTTACCTTATACATATGGTTTCGTAAACGCTACCGTACAGGGAACTCCTCAGCAGGTGAGCCTTGCTTACATCCCGAAAGATGTAGCAGAAGCAACCAACTTCTTTGCTGATGTTAACGGCAAAACGGCTGTTCAACAAGCAACTGAGTTCATGAACTACATCAACGCTGACAAATACCTGAGCGGTCGCAAAGGCCAGTTCACAGAGCGTAACGGTGGCCGCACACCATGGAACACACAGGCTGACTTCCGCTTTAGCCAGGATTTCAACTTCAAAGCCGGTAAAACCATGCACACCCTCACCCTCACTTACGATATCGTGAACGTGACCAACCTGATCAACAAAGACTGGGGTATTCAGTACTTCTCACCGAACACCTTCAATTCCATGGCCAGCGTAGGTGCTACACCAACAGGAAAAGTAGTAAACAACTACCCTGTTCTGAAACTGGAAAATCCGGGATCTCCTTACTCCAAAGACTTCTTTGGTTCCCGTCACCAGATGCAGCTGGGCCTGAGATACAGCTTCTAA
- a CDS encoding ferredoxin--NADP reductase, giving the protein MQEIWYTGIVTRLLDETPNTRRFWIRIPELERFDFKPGQFVTLDLPIHEKKNKRWRSYSIASHPDGTNEFELVIVLLEGGVGSTYLFNEIKEGSTLQVRGPLGMFTLPADMEKDLFLICTGTGIAPFRSMVHHIQLHQLPHPNIHLIFGCRYEQDLLYADEMRQLDKDMPRFHYIPTLSRQEDWAGKKGYVHSIYEEILAGDKRPANFYLCGWKAMIDEARQRITAMGYDRHDIHLELYG; this is encoded by the coding sequence ATGCAGGAGATCTGGTATACAGGCATCGTCACCCGGCTGTTAGATGAAACACCCAATACAAGGCGTTTCTGGATACGTATACCAGAGCTGGAACGATTTGATTTCAAGCCAGGGCAGTTTGTCACCCTGGACCTTCCCATTCATGAAAAGAAAAACAAGCGCTGGCGCAGTTATTCCATTGCATCCCATCCGGACGGCACCAATGAATTTGAACTGGTGATCGTGCTGCTGGAGGGAGGTGTTGGCAGCACCTATCTTTTCAATGAGATCAAAGAGGGGAGCACCTTACAGGTAAGAGGCCCGCTGGGCATGTTCACCCTGCCGGCAGACATGGAAAAAGACCTGTTCCTGATCTGCACCGGTACTGGCATAGCGCCGTTCCGTTCCATGGTGCATCATATACAGCTGCATCAGCTGCCACATCCCAATATCCATCTGATTTTTGGCTGCCGGTACGAACAGGACCTGCTGTACGCTGATGAAATGCGGCAGCTGGACAAGGACATGCCACGCTTTCATTACATCCCCACGCTGAGCCGCCAGGAAGACTGGGCCGGCAAAAAAGGCTACGTACACAGCATCTACGAGGAAATCCTCGCCGGCGACAAACGGCCCGCCAACTTCTACCTTTGCGGCTGGAAAGCCATGATAGATGAGGCACGGCAGCGCATCACCGCTATGGGGTACGACCGCCATGACATACATCTTGAGCTGTACGGATAA
- the mfd gene encoding transcription-repair coupling factor, which yields MAVSVWANAEANHLFILNDKEEAAYFQNDLEELSQALDIFYFPDSFKKTGQFQEFNSSHSMLRTEALMKFSGDSIRKKVLVTYPEALWEKVAGSKAFSSNMVQLKVGDVLKVDPLLEKLIGWGFEHTDFVYEPGQYALRGGILDIYSFGNEKPYRIELFGEDIDSIRLFDPESQLSERKLTQVTLIANMDTHTVDHLKTSLVEFLPANTVVWMKDPAYIQGVVEQMEQRLDDWLLTGQKVKVNDDEDMALSSDDFVKAAPLMEQLLEKTTVVFGNKEYLTEKGIASTTIAFDTQEQPVFNRQFDLLIKDLAQHNNNKYSLFIFADNPRQLERLRSIFEDLKADFVFFPIPVAISHGFIDHSLKLACYTDHQIFQRFHKSRVKQAYNKNKAITMKTLRELQPGDYVTHIDHGVGVYSGLQKIESGGKMQEAIRIIYKNNDLLYVNINSLHKISKYTGKEGVEPRVNKLGSDAWDKLKEKAKTQVKDIAKDLIKLYAVRKAQQGFAHAPDTYLQTELEASFLYEDTPDQSKATADVKRDMEGPAPMDRLVCGDVGFGKTEVAIRAAFKSIVDGKQAAVLVPTTILAFQHYKTFSERLKDFPCTVDYLNRFKSSKEKKETLKKLEEGKIDIIIGTHALLSKDVKFKDLGVLVVDEEQKFGVSAKEKLKQLKHNVDTLTLTATPIPRTLQFSLMGARDLSIINTPPPNRQPIETEVQVFNQDAIRDAIYYETERGGQVYFVHNRVKGLAEMSSLIQGLCPDLAIATAHGQLEGHQLEEVILDFIDRKYDVLVCTNIVESGVDIPNANTIIINNAHHFGLSDLHQLRGRVGRSNKKAFCYLLAPPMSTLTADSRKRLQTLEQHSELGSGFQIAMRDLDIRGAGNLLGGEQSGFMAEIGFDMYQKILDEAIRELKQNEFRDLFKEQLEEKKDFVNDCTIDTDLEILIPDTYIESIQERLNLYQELDNTTDDGRLQQFEHELTDRFGPMPDPVKDLLTMIRCRWMAIQLGFEKMMLKEENLRCYFINNPDSPYFESPTFNHILTYIQTRTNNAKLKQVGKNFMLVVNRIRNMNDLYAFLKGITDSRK from the coding sequence GTGGCAGTATCAGTCTGGGCCAATGCAGAAGCGAACCATCTCTTTATTCTGAATGATAAAGAGGAGGCAGCCTATTTCCAGAACGATCTGGAAGAACTCAGCCAAGCGCTGGATATTTTCTATTTCCCCGATTCCTTTAAAAAAACCGGACAGTTCCAGGAGTTCAACAGCAGCCACAGTATGTTGCGTACGGAAGCGCTGATGAAATTTTCCGGAGACAGTATCCGTAAAAAAGTACTGGTCACCTATCCCGAAGCACTCTGGGAGAAAGTGGCCGGCAGCAAGGCCTTCAGCTCCAATATGGTGCAGCTGAAAGTAGGAGACGTGCTGAAAGTGGACCCGCTGCTGGAGAAGCTGATAGGCTGGGGGTTTGAACATACCGACTTTGTATATGAGCCAGGCCAGTATGCCCTGAGAGGTGGTATCCTGGATATCTATTCTTTCGGCAACGAAAAGCCGTACCGTATTGAACTGTTTGGGGAAGATATCGACTCTATCCGCCTGTTTGACCCGGAATCACAGCTTAGCGAACGCAAGCTGACACAGGTGACGCTCATCGCTAATATGGACACCCACACGGTAGACCATCTGAAAACGTCACTCGTGGAATTCCTGCCCGCCAATACCGTAGTATGGATGAAAGACCCTGCTTACATCCAGGGCGTGGTGGAACAGATGGAACAACGGCTCGATGACTGGCTGCTGACCGGTCAGAAAGTGAAGGTGAACGATGACGAAGACATGGCGCTCAGCAGCGATGACTTCGTAAAAGCCGCTCCCCTCATGGAACAGCTGCTAGAGAAAACGACCGTGGTTTTCGGTAATAAAGAATACCTCACGGAGAAAGGCATAGCATCAACGACCATCGCCTTTGATACACAGGAACAGCCCGTCTTCAACAGACAGTTCGATCTCCTGATCAAAGACCTCGCGCAACATAACAACAACAAATATTCTCTCTTTATATTCGCTGATAACCCGCGCCAGCTCGAACGTTTGCGCAGTATCTTCGAAGACCTGAAGGCAGACTTTGTCTTCTTCCCCATACCGGTGGCCATCAGCCACGGGTTCATTGATCATTCCCTGAAACTTGCCTGTTACACGGACCACCAGATCTTCCAGCGTTTTCACAAATCAAGGGTAAAACAAGCCTACAACAAAAACAAGGCGATTACCATGAAAACCTTGCGGGAGCTGCAACCCGGCGATTACGTAACACACATCGACCATGGCGTGGGCGTGTACAGCGGTTTGCAAAAGATCGAATCCGGTGGCAAAATGCAGGAAGCTATCCGCATCATTTACAAAAACAACGACCTGTTGTATGTAAATATCAACTCCCTGCACAAAATCAGCAAATACACCGGCAAAGAGGGCGTGGAGCCGAGAGTCAACAAACTCGGCAGCGACGCGTGGGACAAGCTGAAAGAAAAAGCCAAAACACAGGTCAAGGACATAGCCAAAGACCTGATCAAACTATACGCCGTGCGTAAAGCCCAGCAGGGTTTTGCACACGCACCGGACACCTATCTGCAAACAGAACTGGAAGCCTCCTTCCTGTATGAAGATACGCCGGACCAAAGTAAAGCTACCGCCGATGTGAAAAGGGACATGGAAGGCCCCGCCCCCATGGACCGTCTCGTATGTGGCGACGTAGGCTTCGGTAAAACAGAAGTCGCTATCCGCGCCGCTTTCAAATCCATCGTGGACGGGAAACAGGCTGCCGTACTGGTGCCTACTACCATCCTCGCGTTCCAGCACTATAAAACGTTCTCCGAGCGCCTGAAAGATTTCCCCTGCACGGTGGACTATCTTAACAGGTTCAAATCTTCCAAAGAGAAAAAAGAAACGCTTAAAAAGCTGGAGGAAGGCAAGATCGACATCATCATTGGTACACACGCCCTGTTGAGCAAAGACGTGAAGTTTAAGGACCTGGGCGTGCTGGTGGTGGATGAAGAACAGAAATTCGGCGTATCTGCCAAAGAAAAACTGAAACAGCTGAAACATAACGTGGATACCCTCACCCTAACGGCAACGCCTATACCAAGAACGTTGCAGTTTTCGTTGATGGGTGCCCGTGACCTTTCCATTATCAATACGCCGCCGCCTAACCGGCAGCCTATTGAAACGGAAGTACAGGTCTTCAATCAGGATGCTATCCGCGACGCCATTTATTATGAAACGGAAAGAGGCGGGCAGGTGTACTTTGTGCATAACCGCGTAAAAGGCCTGGCGGAAATGTCTTCACTGATACAGGGCCTTTGCCCTGATCTGGCAATTGCTACGGCCCATGGCCAGCTCGAAGGCCATCAGCTGGAAGAAGTCATTCTCGATTTCATTGACCGCAAATACGATGTGCTGGTATGTACCAATATCGTGGAAAGCGGCGTGGACATCCCCAATGCCAATACCATTATCATCAATAATGCGCACCACTTCGGGCTGAGCGATCTGCACCAGCTCCGTGGCCGTGTAGGACGCAGTAACAAGAAGGCTTTCTGTTACCTGCTGGCGCCTCCCATGAGCACACTCACGGCCGACAGCCGTAAGCGCCTGCAAACCCTTGAACAGCACAGTGAGCTGGGCAGCGGCTTCCAGATCGCTATGCGCGACCTCGACATCCGTGGCGCTGGTAACCTGCTCGGTGGCGAACAAAGCGGTTTCATGGCGGAAATAGGCTTCGATATGTACCAGAAGATCCTGGACGAAGCTATCCGCGAACTGAAACAAAACGAATTCCGCGATCTCTTTAAAGAACAACTGGAAGAGAAAAAAGACTTCGTCAATGACTGTACAATCGATACTGACCTCGAAATACTGATCCCGGATACTTATATAGAAAGTATCCAGGAACGTCTGAACCTATACCAGGAACTGGACAACACCACAGACGATGGCAGGTTACAACAGTTTGAACATGAACTGACAGACCGCTTCGGCCCCATGCCCGACCCAGTAAAAGACCTGCTCACCATGATACGCTGCCGCTGGATGGCTATTCAGCTGGGCTTCGAGAAAATGATGCTCAAAGAAGAAAACCTCCGCTGCTACTTTATCAATAACCCCGACTCCCCCTATTTTGAATCACCTACGTTCAACCATATATTAACGTATATACAAACCCGTACCAACAACGCCAAACTTAAACAGGTAGGCAAAAACTTTATGCTGGTGGTAAACCGTATCCGTAATATGAACGATCTCTATGCTTTCCTCAAAGGCATAACCGACAGCCGCAAATAA
- a CDS encoding SIMPL domain-containing protein, with product MKKVMLLAAGLFFALSTFAQQADNKQVKKIEVTGSAEIEITPDELNLDIALREYLKGKTKVDITTLEKQLVKAIADAGLPKETLTIENVNGFNNEFFLRKKKDPVEFMTRKQYRLKLTRLDKINDILGAIDAEGVESTRIASYTSSKMDQYRKEVKIKAIKAAKEKAEYMLAAIGNSIDGILEVQEISTDNYTDYRPQIMSNAMFKSADAVGGGAPEIDFKSIKVRAEVRTVFTIK from the coding sequence ATGAAAAAGGTAATGTTATTAGCCGCCGGATTATTCTTCGCTCTGAGCACTTTTGCCCAACAGGCTGACAATAAACAGGTAAAGAAAATTGAAGTAACTGGTTCTGCTGAAATAGAAATCACACCTGATGAGTTAAACCTGGACATCGCCCTGAGAGAATATTTAAAAGGGAAAACAAAAGTGGACATCACCACCCTGGAAAAACAACTGGTGAAAGCCATCGCTGATGCTGGATTACCTAAAGAAACCCTCACCATCGAAAACGTGAACGGCTTTAACAACGAGTTCTTCCTGCGTAAGAAAAAAGATCCGGTTGAATTTATGACCCGCAAGCAATATCGCCTGAAACTGACCAGACTGGATAAAATCAACGATATCCTGGGCGCTATAGACGCGGAAGGTGTGGAAAGCACCCGCATCGCTTCTTATACTTCCAGCAAAATGGACCAGTACCGTAAGGAAGTAAAAATCAAAGCCATAAAAGCGGCTAAAGAGAAAGCGGAATATATGCTGGCAGCTATCGGTAACAGCATCGACGGTATCCTCGAAGTACAGGAAATCAGCACCGATAACTATACTGATTACCGTCCGCAGATCATGTCCAACGCAATGTTCAAATCTGCTGATGCAGTAGGTGGTGGCGCTCCTGAAATTGATTTCAAATCCATCAAAGTTCGCGCTGAAGTAAGAACAGTATTTACCATCAAATAA